The stretch of DNA TGAATGACTCCAAATGTATTCTTCAGCAAAAAAACAACCACAAATAATGTTACTAAGAACTATGTCCAGCGTAAAGAAGAACAAGAAGTTCCcttaagtgatgatatggcccccacagaggCCTGATCTCATCATCAATGAGTCTGTGTGGGATTACATAaatagacagaaggatttgcataaGCCTCCATccactgatagatagatagatcaggtagggaagatatgcgagatggaaggAATATAATTAgtttagatttgtccacattgagcttgaggaagcgagaggagaaggaggatatggctgatagacactccgggattctggagagcagagaggtgacatctgggccagagaggtgaatctgagtgtcatcagcatatacagtcatggccaaaagtattaacacccctgcaattctgtcagataatactcagtttcttcctgaaaatgattgcaatcacaaattcttcggtattattatcttcatttaatttgtcttaaatgaaaaaacacaaaaagaattggcactgttcgaaaaatcatgtgatgcttctctaatttgtgtaattaacagcacctgtaacttacctgtggcacctaacaggtgttggcaataactaaatcacacttgcagccagttgacatggattaaagttgactcaacctctgtcctgtgtccttgtgtgtaccacattgagcaatgtcaacccgtactatccgtcggcgtctgaatgaaaagggactgtatggtaggagacccaggaagaccccacttcttaccccgagacataaaaaagccaggctggagtttgccaaaacttacctgaaaaagcctaaaacattttggaagaatgttctctggacagatgagacaaaagtagagctttttgggcaaaggcatcaccatagagtttacaggagaaaaaaagaggcattcaaagaaaagaacacagtccctacagtcaaacatggcggaggttccctgatgttttggggttgctttgctgcctctggcactggactgcttgaccgtgtgcatggcattatgaagtctgaagactaccaacaaattttgcagcataatgtagggcccagtgtgagaaagctgggtctccctcagaggtcatgggtcttccaggaggacaatgacccaaaacgcacttcaaaaagcactagaaaatggtttgagagaaagcattggagacttctaaggtggccagcaatgagtccagacctgaatcccatagaacacctgtggagagatctaaaaatggcagtttcgagaaggcaaccttcaaatatcagggacctggagcagtttgccatagaagaatggtctaaaattccagcagagcattgtaagaaactcattgatggttaccggaagcggttggtcgcagttattttggctaatggttgtgcaaccaagtattaggctgagggtgccaatacttttgtctggcccatttttggagttttgtgtgaaatgatcaatgttttgctttttgcttcattctcttttgtgttttttcatttaagacaaattaaatgaagataataacaccaaAAAATTTGtgatttcaatcattttcaggaagaaactgagtattatctgacagaattgcaggggtgttaatacttttggccaagactgtagttggtactggaagccataggaccttataagTTGTCCTAGGCTAAGTGTATCAATTGAGAAGAGTAaaggcccaaggacagagccttgagggacaccaacagagagggggcgagatgaagaggtggtatgggagtaggaaacgctaaatgtgcggttgataaggtatgagaagatccaagatatggcaaggtctttgaccccaaaggaagagaggatctgtagtaggaagcagtgttcaactgtgtcgaaggcagaggacaggtctagaaggaggagtatagagaattgtctgttagctttggctgtaagtaagtctttagtaattttggtcagggcagtctcagtggaatggtggggacggaagacagattgtaggttgtcgaagagagagttagatgcaaagtgagagaaaagtgtagcatggacatgctgctcaaggagtttggatgcaaatgggagcaaagatatggggcgatagctggacatagcgcttgggtctagggatggctttttgaggataggtgtgattgtggcatgtttgaaagcagtggggaaggtaccagaagttagtgataggttcaaGAGATGagatagggatgggattagtgtggtggtgaggttggggaggaggtgggatgggatggggtcaagtgcacaagtggtgaggtgtttttttgagagaagatgagcaagctccccttcagtgattttggagagggaagttatggggttagggcattggtctggtatacaaaggggttgtggtggtttgacgtcAAAGATTTGCttcgtttggtctatcttatttttgaagtgcgtggcaaagtgctCGGCAACAATTAGGAAACTCGTAGGGGGCAGTgatgggcagaggagggagttaaaagtgttgaacaactgtttggggttgtgagatagggaagatacgagggttgtgaagtaggcctgtttagcagaggtgagagctgatttgaatgtgagtgttgcttgtttgagtgcagttaaATCATCTTGCAAATGAGTTTTCATCCAACGCCTTTCTGCCATTCTGGatgcttgccgaagctttttagtgatgttattgtgccagggttgtctattggttcttcgcactctgctatgcatgacaggggcgaccatgtcaacacctgatgcaagagtggcattgtagaaagcagtggcagtgtctgtgtcatggattgaggatatggatgccagtggtaggatagagtcagagagtgtgtgggtgtctaggtgtgcgaggttcctgcgtgggtgcgcatggtgctggacatgggtgaccagtgaggaggacagggattagaaagtgagtagatggtggtcagatagagggagaggggaggttgtgaagttagatagagagcagaaatgggtgaagacaaggtctaatgtgtgtccgtctgtgtgggtggctgaggaggaccactaagtaagtccaaaggatgaagtaaaggagtttggaggctgctgacttgtgggtgtcaatggggatgctgaaatcacccatgatgatggtgggaatgtccgcagagagaaagtgaaggagccaggtggagaattggtcaataaaagcAGTGAtcaggcccggaggtcggtatatgacggccatttggaggttgtagggggagtagatgcggacagcgtggacttcaaaagaagggaggataagtgaGGGTAGAGGTggtattgggttaaaggtacatttggaagaaaggagaaggcccactcctccaccatgtttattgccagggcgagaagtgtgggtgaagtggaggccaccgtaacatagtgcagcaggggaggctgtgtcagagggtgtcagccatgtttctgtgatgCACAGAAAGAAAAGATTGTGAGAGGTAAAAAGGTAGTGgatcacatggagtttattgcagatggatcgggcattccatagtgatccagagagagggtgcaggggggtggccAAACTCTGAGTCTTCAGAATTGTTCATAAACTGTGTGTGAGTAtcgagaagaattgatgcttttatGCTATTTTGAATGCAAAGGGCGGTCACAATAAATATtggtttgatttagatttctctttcattcattcacattgcattttgttaattgttaaaaattaacttttaactgTTCTATTTTTGAAGGCATCTATGCAGCAATTTTTCCCACCAGCCTAAAATGTTTGAAAAATATTGAGTATTGCGGGGCAAGATGTCTGAGTGAAAGTAATGTGATTTGAATAGTAATGAATTTTTTTTCTTATGTTCGTAATAGGGAAAGGACAAAATGCACATCAGAAAAATGTGTCCTTCTAATGTGTACCGTGTAGTGATTGGCAAAGCCACAGCTCCGGCAGCAATCTTGGGAATGACAATGGCCCAGTACTGAGAGGTTGGAAACTGCCTTACTACGAAGTTTAATATTACAGAGCTGTAACACGCAGAAAGGAAATGAGTCGCGGGAGAGCGAACATTGCTTTCTAGAGTTCATCTTTACTGACACCTCGGTTTGCAGGATTAAATCAGTTGTTAAAGAAGCTCATGCCTCTGCTATTTTTTCAGTGCCAACAAAGAGGTGTATATTGGCCCTTGGACCCCATAGTCAGAGTCATCTTTGGCTCGCatgtattccaaagacatactgatagggaacctagatcgtgagccccatcagggactgtggcaataatgtgtgaaaactgtaaagtgctgcagaatgttagcgttatgtaaaaataaagattattattataaagcatATTTATCCAGGTCACCATCAGCTTAACAACAAAATCATTTCATCAGATCTCACAAATTATTcacaatattattttttttcaacCTTATTTGCAATATTTTATACAAATATAAACATTTCTCTCATCACTTTTTTATACTTTATATTTATTTCCTTGTCTCAGTTCCCAAACAATTATATAAATCCAGTTCTTAAAGGCAAGCTACCAAGAGATCTATGTTCATGGCCATAGTAGACGTACGTATTTCTTTCAGTATATCTCAACTTTGAATctgtcatcaggtcaaaagtggCTAGCTTTTGCTCTTATGTTATTATGTTAGTTACTCCAACTactcccctgagtaaataatttttatttttcctttctaAATCTGccacacagttccagagaaatgGACCTTTTTATTTGGCTGTAATTTGTATGGTCCTTACTAATGGGGAATGGCTGAAatgatcctctggggcatgtctttcAGCTTCTCTTCAGTGTTACCCTGTTCGCCACATCCACTTAGTAAAGATCTTAAAAATCAGCACTAAATTTAAAAAAAGCCCTTATCTCTGGAGCCGTGTGGTagaagtaaatgaaaaaaaaaccctgaatactCAGGTGAGGAGCATGAATAAAATAACAGCAAAAATGCCCACTTATGACCTGGTGATAGGTCCCTTTAAGCTACCAGAGGTTAAAATTACAATACAACACTCCCCTTCTTCTCAATATTAAAAAAGAGTCCACAAACCTTGTAATAAAGTCTCCTTTTTACAGTGGCATGTAGAACTTTGGGCACTCTTGGTGAAAATTACCATTACtgtgaacagataagcaagttgaagattaaatgatctctaagggtatgtgcacacgtattcttggccactgtggatttttccacagcagatttgataaatctgtagGGCAAAAACGCtgggtttttgctgcagatttattgcggatttaccacggtttttctgcggttttccataggggcagctgtaaaaccgttgtggaatccgcagaaaggagtgacatgctgcggaatgtaaaccgctgcgtttccgcgcgttctttttccgcagcatgtgcacagcgtttttggtttcccataggtttacattaaactgtaaactcatgggaaactgctgcagacctgcagctgtggaaacgctgcggatccgcagcaaaatccgcatcgtgtgcacataccctaaaaggcctaacattaaagatgacacatttactttgtaatttaggcaaaaaaaatgtattgacatcttttgcattttaaaaattacaaaaaggaatatggtccagagcaaaagtttggaaacctttggagatttgtgtgctcagataactttgaccaaggtttcagaccttaattagcctgttagggttatggcttgttcactatctagGAAAGGTCAGGTGACACAAATTTCCCAGGTTTATAAAAACCCAGCGTCCACTAGCCTTGTGCCCaaaactgcagccatgggttcttctaagcagctgcatagcactctgaaagtgaaaatggtggaggcccacaaagcagggaaggctataagaaaatataacaacatctgtaaaaaaaacactgaaattgaaaagaggatggcttctacaaatggaagtGATcccaaacacacgtcaaaatccatacTAGACTACCTAAAAAGGCTTAAGCTGAaggttttataatggccctcacagtcccctgatctgaacatcattgaaatctgtggctagacctcaaaatagcagtacctgcaagacaacccaggaatctcacagaactggaagacttttccaaggaagaatggatgaaaatccctcaaacaaaattgaaagactcttgtctggctacaaaaagcattttgcAAGCTGTAATACTCTCAAAAGGGGGTACTATTAGGTACTAACCTTGCAGGGTGCCTAATCTTTTGCAcaacaatattttttttgcctaaaatacaaagaaaatgtgtcatctttaacttaagaacttttagagatcatttcatcttcaacttgcttaactgttcacaataacagtaattttgaccagggggtcAAAGCGTTTGCACGCCACTGTATGTACATACTTTTTAGTTTCTAATTGGTTGATATCATGACAAGTCCAGAGACACAGAGACACATTCGCTGGCTGACCGGCAGGTCAGGAATTCACCTAAGAGGGGTTCTTCATATCTGAGCTCCTAATATTTGAAAACCAAGGTTCTATCTAAGAAATTACATTGTTTTTGCTGCAATGTGGCTGAGCTCACAGCCTGCTGCTTTACTGTTGAAGGGGTTGGGAGCTTTGTTAAAAATGTGGTCAGATAAGTTTATTCTCAAGCATTATGGCACTTATTAATGTAGATTACTTTAACATCTTTTAGTGCCTCCATGCTATTTACATCTGGGGCAGCAGCACTGACAATAGTCTCGGCGTGTATCATTTTATGGCCAAAGATGGGAAGACCTGCGAGATCTGATGACATGCCATGCGACTAACATGCCTGTGCTTACAGCGTCCTCTCGCCACTATACAGGACACATGTACTGAATTCACTGTACAGTCCATTACATATTGCTTCATGCTGTGCCCTATCCAGAGCCTTTACACACTGTCGGGAAGCTAATTACAGGAAGAGCAGCAGATCCTGTCAGTTAGGGGGCATATCAAAGGACTCCCATAAAGGGCCACAGATTATTAATGTGGCCCCTGGACCGGTTCTACCAATcaatttgcatttatttttattgGGAGCTCTATTATTCTTTATGGATTGGGCTTCATTAGTGGTGGCTACTAGGAAACAACATGTTATCACGTAACTGTGTACAGTAGATACGTGAGGAAAGGAAAGAGGATTTGGAGAtggtattaaggtaccttcacactgatcaactttccaacgatcacgaccagcgatacgacctggccgtgatcgttggaaagtctttgtgtggtcgctggggagctgtcacacagacagctctccagcgaccaacgatgccgaagtccctgggtaaccagggtaaacatcgggttactaagagcagggccgcgcttagtaacccgatgtttaccctggttactattgtaaaagtaaaaaaaaaaacactacatacttacattacggtgtctgtcacgtccctcgccgtcagcttccctgcactgtgtcagcgccgtccggccgtaaagcagagcacagcggtgacgtcaccgctgtgctttatggccggcgctcacagtcagtgcgggaagctgacggcgagggaagtgacagacaccggaatgtaagtatgtagtgttttttttttttacttttacaatggtaaccagggtaaacattgggttactaagcgcagccctgcacttagtaacccgatgtttaccctggttacccggggactcatcgctggatcggcgtcacacacgccgatccagagataacagcgggtgacctgacgacaaaataaagttctggccttctagctccgaccagcgatgtcacagcaggatcctgaccgctgctgcgtgttaaacacaacgatatcgctatccaggacgttgcaacgtcacggatcgctatcgttatcgttcaaaagttgctctgtgtgacggtacctttagaagaaaTGTGTCTACTTAAATTCAATACAAACCTTAGGTAATACTCTTGTCCTAAAAATCACAAACAACTGAGACATTGCTCCCAGGATTATAACCCAAAGGAGTAAAATTGCTGTTTAATCTGGAGTAAGAAGGATGTGCTAGGTCACTGGACATAACCATGACATCTAGGGACCAGGTAGCCTTTCCAAGAATCAGACACAGTCTCTCGGTTCAAGGAACATCCACACTGGAGATCGCTGCTTTAGGCCAAACTCCAAACAGTACTTGGTTGGGGTGAATAGCAACGTTAAGATATGAAAAAAAGACGAATAATTATTCATTTTTCATCATCTTAAATCCCCTCCATTAAACACTGCTTCATTTCAAAAGATCAAGAATGTGAGACGTTAGACAAATTCTTGGACAATAATTATAATGAAAGAGGTGGGAGTATTTAGTTGTCTCCAAAACGGATAACGCCACGTGTGAAAACTTCCCATTAAAAATTCTCTATCTGGACACGGCCAGAGAAGCTGTTCTTGGTGAAGCCTTTAACTTCAGTCTATGGTAACGTGGCACAATAACACTAAAGAAACACTGGTATAGCTCTTATGTCACTTCTCCATAAAGGACAGAAGAATAATCCATCCGATTAGGTGAAATAAAGAAAGCATCATGCCGTTGATGCAATGCCTTCATCTTAATTAGATTAATTAGTCCTCTGGTGTCATTCTCCTAAATATCTTGGGCCACTTGCCAAACTAACAACATAAATTAGTATTTTAGTGTGTTGTGGCAAACGTGTATCCACCCTGCTGACCATACCCCACTAGTGAAGACATCCGCATGTCTTTTTATTCTAGCATACTCAAGAGTTGTGCTCAACATTCATGTAGTAAATCAGAATTCTCCTTCATTGCTTTTTATCAATGCAAATCATTCCTGAATATAATCTCGAAAAGAATTGAAACTTAAACTTCGACCATTCGCATTTAGAGCAGAATTGGCATAAATTTTGGGAATCTTTTCCATCAATTTGGATACATTTCTTTTTTTGAAAGTCCCAGGAGAAAGGCTTCCTTGTCTAAGTAGTTCATAGTAAAGTGTGTTGAAGACCAGAGCTGTTTCTTCATAATTGTCCCTGGTGGAAATTTCATAGTATGGATGCTTTAAGGCCTTTGAGAGTTTTTCCCCATCTTCAGTGGACACCATGCGATCATACTGGAGATCTTTCTTGTTCCCAACAATAACTATAGGGGGTTGCTCTGTTGCTCCTTTCTTATTGGCAGAGTGAATGTGATTAATTAAGAAGCATAATCTCATGACTTCATCGAAGCTGCAGCGATCTGTTACGGAGTACACCACTGCAAAACTATCGCCCCATTTAATTTTCTCTTCAATCTGAAGGGAGTCCtcctccttaaaaagaaaaaaaaaataatgcattaAAAAAGGTAAAGATGTAATTTTCTATATTATTTGTAATGAAAGCTAATTAATACCTTCCAACATCAAGATATCAGTGGGGGCTGTCCACTGAAATGGACCTTAGAGGTGAAGTCTTGGCAAGTGTGCCAAATAGATGGTTGTGTGGCTAATATATAGAGAGGCTCGAAATAAAACTAC from Ranitomeya imitator isolate aRanImi1 chromosome 9, aRanImi1.pri, whole genome shotgun sequence encodes:
- the LOC138648916 gene encoding ras-related and estrogen-regulated growth inhibitor-like, translated to MTSNFPLPRPLRRSWSLAPARTLRIVVLGQSAVGKTALTVRFITKRFIGDYDPTLEMIYRHTAAIDGEFVHFEILDTAGQEEDSLQIEEKIKWGDSFAVVYSVTDRCSFDEVMRLCFLINHIHSANKKGATEQPPIVIVGNKKDLQYDRMVSTEDGEKLSKALKHPYYEISTRDNYEETALVFNTLYYELLRQGSLSPGTFKKRNVSKLMEKIPKIYANSALNANGRSLSFNSFRDYIQE